The following are encoded together in the Brassica napus cultivar Da-Ae chromosome A9, Da-Ae, whole genome shotgun sequence genome:
- the LOC106367136 gene encoding syntaxin-22 isoform X2, translating to MSFQDLEAGRKLIKGNKEGGTQAVASGIFEINTAVSTFQRLVNTLGTPKDTLDLRHKLHKTRLHIGQLVKDTSARLKEASETDHHRDVSQSKKIADAKLAKDFEAVLKEFQKAQRVAADRETSYTPFHPKSDLSSREVDIGYDRSQEQRVLMESRRQEVVLLENEISFNEAVIEEREQGIQEVQQQIVEVNEIFKDLAVLVHDQGAMIDDIGSHVENAHSATGKGRSHLVKASRTQRSNSSLMCLLMVIFGIVLLIVVIVLAA from the exons ATGAGCTTTCAGGATTTGGAAGCGGGGAGGAAATTGATAAAGGGGAACAAGGAAGGAGGAACACAAGCGGTGGCGTCTGGAATCTTTGAGATCAACACGGCCGTTTCTACCTTCCAGCGCCTTGTTAACACTCTCGGTACTCCTAAGGATACGCTCGACCTCCGTCACAAGCT GCACAAGACAAGGTTACATATTGGGCAGTTGGTAAAGGACACTTCGGCCAGACTTAAAGAAGCTAGCGAAACTGATCATCATCGAGATGTTTCT CAAAGTAAGAAGATTGCAGATGCTAAGCTTGCAAAGGACTTCGAAGCAGTGCTTAAAGAGTTTCAGAAGGCACAGCGAGTTGCGGCTGACAGGGAAACTTCTTACACTCCTTTCCATCCAAAAAGCGATCTTTCTTCAAG GGAAGTAGACATTGGCTATGATAGATCACAAGAGCAGCGTGTCCTCATGGAATCTAGAAG GCAAGAAGTTGTGTTGCTTGAAAACGAAATATCCTTCAACGAAGCGGTGATAGAGGAAAGAGAACAGGGAATACAGGAAGTTCAGCAGCAAATCGTAGAAGTAAACGAGATTTTCAAAGATCTTGCGGTGTTGGTTCACGACCAAGGAGCCATGATAG ATGATATTGGTAGCCATGTGGAGAATGCACATTCGGCAACAGGGAAGGGAAGGTCTCATCTCGTGAAAGCCTCCAGGACACAACGATCAAACTCGTCTCTG ATGTGCTTACTTATGGTGATATTTGGTATCGTTCTACTCATCGTTGTCATAGTACTCGCAGCTTGA
- the LOC106367136 gene encoding syntaxin-22 isoform X1 — MSFQDLEAGRKLIKGNKEGGTQAVASGIFEINTAVSTFQRLVNTLGTPKDTLDLRHKLHKTRLHIGQLVKDTSARLKEASETDHHRDVSVTQSKKIADAKLAKDFEAVLKEFQKAQRVAADRETSYTPFHPKSDLSSREVDIGYDRSQEQRVLMESRRQEVVLLENEISFNEAVIEEREQGIQEVQQQIVEVNEIFKDLAVLVHDQGAMIDDIGSHVENAHSATGKGRSHLVKASRTQRSNSSLMCLLMVIFGIVLLIVVIVLAA, encoded by the exons ATGAGCTTTCAGGATTTGGAAGCGGGGAGGAAATTGATAAAGGGGAACAAGGAAGGAGGAACACAAGCGGTGGCGTCTGGAATCTTTGAGATCAACACGGCCGTTTCTACCTTCCAGCGCCTTGTTAACACTCTCGGTACTCCTAAGGATACGCTCGACCTCCGTCACAAGCT GCACAAGACAAGGTTACATATTGGGCAGTTGGTAAAGGACACTTCGGCCAGACTTAAAGAAGCTAGCGAAACTGATCATCATCGAGATGTTTCTGTAACT CAAAGTAAGAAGATTGCAGATGCTAAGCTTGCAAAGGACTTCGAAGCAGTGCTTAAAGAGTTTCAGAAGGCACAGCGAGTTGCGGCTGACAGGGAAACTTCTTACACTCCTTTCCATCCAAAAAGCGATCTTTCTTCAAG GGAAGTAGACATTGGCTATGATAGATCACAAGAGCAGCGTGTCCTCATGGAATCTAGAAG GCAAGAAGTTGTGTTGCTTGAAAACGAAATATCCTTCAACGAAGCGGTGATAGAGGAAAGAGAACAGGGAATACAGGAAGTTCAGCAGCAAATCGTAGAAGTAAACGAGATTTTCAAAGATCTTGCGGTGTTGGTTCACGACCAAGGAGCCATGATAG ATGATATTGGTAGCCATGTGGAGAATGCACATTCGGCAACAGGGAAGGGAAGGTCTCATCTCGTGAAAGCCTCCAGGACACAACGATCAAACTCGTCTCTG ATGTGCTTACTTATGGTGATATTTGGTATCGTTCTACTCATCGTTGTCATAGTACTCGCAGCTTGA
- the LOC106364583 gene encoding uncharacterized protein LOC106364583, whose amino-acid sequence MVLWEITLGTAYFLGLRRTYRLALKIQRRIVSPKHPKIRQFLHRRTRKIFDVAVSVHKNIQHRDIEVGRNLGNWILRWLDRMKPAAQIRTRPEPNSNVDKAKRLSESNTTQSPPKRDSDRHLFSSLNHFQHRPFPTVSTMIQPPSRPNGITTQYRHYSAGAAASLIPPSYVRGSGFDGVIRKDILQWMFQR is encoded by the exons ATGGTGCTGTGGGAGATAACTCTGGGAACAGCCTACTTCTTGGGGCTGAGGCGGACTTATAGGCTCGCCTTGAAGATCCAACGTCGGATTGTTAGTCCCAAGCATCCAAAAATCCGTCAATTTCTTCATCG GAGGACTCGTAAAATTTTCGATGTGGCAGTTTCCGTTCACAAGAACATTCAGCATAGAGACATTGAAGTTGGTCGGAATCTCGGCAACTGGATTCTCCGTTGGCTCGACCGGATGAAACCGGCTGCTCAGATCCGTACTCGACCTGAACCAAACTCCAACGTTGACAAGGCAAAAAGGCTATCGGAATCAAACACGACCCAGAGTCCACCAAAACGTGATTCCGATAGGCACTTGTTCTCTTCACTGAATCACTTCCAACACAGGCCTTTCCCGACCGTCTCTACCATGATCCAGCCACCTAGTAGACCTAATGGAATTACTACTCAGTACAGACATTACAGTGCCGGTGCAGCCGCCAGTCTGATTCCTCCGAGCTATGTAAGAGGCAGCGGGTTCGATGGTGTAATCAGGAAGGACATTTTGCAGTGGATGTTTCAGAGATGA